GCATTATGTCCTCTGACTCAGCTGATCCCTTCTACTGGATGAGGGTGATCTTGGCTTCCAACAGAGGTACATTGAAAGAATTGTATCTTTTCGTTGGTAGATGGTGGTGTATGTGGGGCCTAATGAAAAGTAAGAAAGTCTTCCTTATCCTTCTGACAAtgtcctctgctccctctccccaggcacACTGATGGAGCTGGGTATCTCTCCCATCGTTACCTCTGGCCTCATCATGCAGCTGCTGGCTGGGGCTAAGATCATCGAAGTGGGGGATACCCCTAAAGACAGAGCCCTCTTTAACGGAGCGCAGAAATGTGAGGCCACAACTAACCTATTTTTCTTTCAAGTTGATTGTTTGTGGTTGTTTTCCAAAGTACTGCCTTTATAAGGTAACAGCATCTGTAACCTATTCTCATCTACGGCAGTGTTTGGTATGATCATCACCATTGGCCAGGCTATCGTTTACGTGATGACTGGCATGTATGGAGACCCCTCTGAAATGGGCGCTGGCATCTGCCTGCTTATTATCATTCAGGTGAGAATAGCCCCCATCACTCAACATATCTCAACCTTTTGCCTTAGTCCCAGTAAGGTGTATTTAGGTGAATGCTAACCCAGATATCTTCATTCCAGCTGTTTGTAGCAGGTATGATTGTCCTGCTGCTGGATGAGCTGCTCCAGAAAGGATATGGTCTGGGCTCTGGTATCTCCCTGTTCATTGCCACCAACATCTGTGAAACTATCGTGTGGAAGGCCTTCAGCCCTACTACTGTCAACACTGGCAGAGGTGCGTGACAGTATATTGTTGATCTACAATTAAGGATTAGAATAGCTGATTCAAAGCAAATCATACAAGCTTGATACTCAACTTTGTCTTGTGCAGGTACTGAGTTCGAGGGAGCCATCATtgccctcttccacctcctggCTACCAGGACCGACAAAGTCCGTGCTTTGAGAGAGGCCTTCTACAGACAGAACCTGCCCAACCTCATGAACCTCATCGCCACTGTCTTCGTCTTTGCTGTAGTCATATACTTCCAGGTCAGTTACCTTACTGTCTCACTGGGTGGATCCAGTATGTGTGTCTCACACCTAGGTAGAACGCATTAGTTAGCAATCTCTGCCTAAAACGCTTGGACATTTATCACTTCAGATCTACAGTATTTCATGTGATTGGATATGTGAGACCTTCTCACctatcccctctgctcctctcaatAGGGTTTCAGGGTCGACCTGCCCATCAAGTCAGCTCGTTATCGTGGCCAGTACAACACCTATCCCATCAAGCTGTTCTACACCTCCAATATCCCCATTATCCTGCAGTCTGCTCTGGTATCCAACCTCTACGTCATTTCCCAGATGCTCTCCACGCGGTTCAACGGTAACTTTCTGGTCAACCTACTAGGCACCTGGTCGGTAAGTACACACCTAATTTATGCACATATTCGTACACATCTTGGCTTAATTTTGAATTGATTGTTCACTAGATCTCACTCAAAGATATTGTTTCCAGGACTCTACGACGAGTGGTCCAGCACGTGCCTATCCAGTAGGAGGCCTATGCTACTACCTTTCTCCTCCAGAGTCGTTTGGGTCAGTCCTAGACGATCCAGTTCACGCCTGCATCTACATTGTCTTCATGCTTGGATCCTGTGCCTTCTTCTCCAAGACTTGGATTGAGGTTTCTGGTTCTTCTGCCAAAGATGTAAGTACTGCTGTCTGTTTGTTGCAAGTGTACTTTCCCCCAATTGTTATATTAAATGttgatttatttttatgttaACCTACTTTTTCactaaatctggtcagtgtgCGATAAGATCCTGTGATGTTTTGTCCACCAGGTGGCCAAGCAGCTGAAAGAGCAGCAGATGGTCATGAGGGGACACAGGGAGACCTCCATGGTCCATGAACTCAACAGGTAGGCACAACCTGGGTCAGATGACTGAGCGGTTAAgtagtcgggctattaatcagaaggttgttggttcgattcctgtccttgggcaaggcacttcaccctacttgcctcgggagaatgtccctgtacttactgtaagtcgctctggataagagcgtctgctaaatgactaaatgtaacccttCATCTGTTCCATTTATCCACCTGTGACATAACTAGCTAGACCAATCACTTACAGAGACCTTGTAGTAAGCCATTAACTGTGTCGGCCTGGAAATGTTCTCCTAAATCTCCCCTAATGTTTGTTCTAGGTACATTCCCACAGCAGCTGCCTTTGGTGGGCTCTGTATTGGTGGCCTGTCTGTCATGGCAGATTTCCTTGGTGCTATAGGGTCTGGAACAGGTATCCTGTTGGCTGTTACCATCATCTACCAGTACTTTGAGATCTTTGTAAAGGAGCAGAGTGAAATGGGCAGTATGGGGGCCCTTCTCTTCTAGATGATCCACAGACACCTTCTCACCAACTTTGTAATGCACATGGACACACCCCAGAGCAGTCCCACCATCGATATCTTCAATATAATTCActcattttgtttattttaaaatgtacCCAATCTGTATCCATATTGTGAGTTTTTCTAAAATATTCTAAGGTGGCTCTTAGAAGACATACTTGAAGACAAACTGTTGAAGTATGGAGGTGGTATAGTAGGTCTACATCTTGACATTCACAACA
The window above is part of the Osmerus mordax isolate fOsmMor3 chromosome 1, fOsmMor3.pri, whole genome shotgun sequence genome. Proteins encoded here:
- the sec61a1a gene encoding protein transport protein Sec61 subunit alpha-like 1, encoding MGIKFLEVIKPFCAVLPEIQKPERKIQFREKVLWTAITLFIFLVCCQIPLFGIMSSDSADPFYWMRVILASNRGTLMELGISPIVTSGLIMQLLAGAKIIEVGDTPKDRALFNGAQKLFGMIITIGQAIVYVMTGMYGDPSEMGAGICLLIIIQLFVAGMIVLLLDELLQKGYGLGSGISLFIATNICETIVWKAFSPTTVNTGRGTEFEGAIIALFHLLATRTDKVRALREAFYRQNLPNLMNLIATVFVFAVVIYFQGFRVDLPIKSARYRGQYNTYPIKLFYTSNIPIILQSALVSNLYVISQMLSTRFNGNFLVNLLGTWSDSTTSGPARAYPVGGLCYYLSPPESFGSVLDDPVHACIYIVFMLGSCAFFSKTWIEVSGSSAKDVAKQLKEQQMVMRGHRETSMVHELNRYIPTAAAFGGLCIGGLSVMADFLGAIGSGTGILLAVTIIYQYFEIFVKEQSEMGSMGALLF